A portion of the Leptospira broomii serovar Hurstbridge str. 5399 genome contains these proteins:
- the ychF gene encoding redox-regulated ATPase YchF: MSLNCGIVGLPNVGKSTIFNALTKAGAEMQNYPFCTIEPNKGIVEVPDPRLNRLAELYIPQKTVPAIMEFVDIAGLVKGASQGEGLGNKFLSHIREVDAICHVVRAFEDDNVTHVHGKIDPVEDAQVVTLELIFADLESAEKQQQKIARNAKAGNKEAVEATAILEKILSALRAGKPARLAEIKPEERKIVKTFNLITSKPVMYVANISDKTAAQKDNPLVVAIKKMAEEEGAEVVTLCGKFEEEISGLSRSEQLEFLTEIGETESGLDRMIHSAYKLLGLATFFTAGEQEVRAWTTDIGSTAPIAASVIHTDFEKGFIRAEVMKFEDLDRTGSPAKVKEEGKLRLEGKEYVVQDGDVIYFRVNA, encoded by the coding sequence ATGAGTCTCAACTGTGGAATCGTAGGACTTCCCAATGTAGGAAAATCCACGATCTTTAACGCCCTTACGAAAGCCGGGGCAGAAATGCAAAATTATCCCTTCTGTACAATCGAACCGAATAAAGGTATCGTGGAAGTTCCTGATCCGCGTCTGAATAGACTCGCCGAATTATACATTCCTCAAAAAACCGTTCCGGCCATTATGGAATTCGTGGATATCGCAGGACTCGTAAAAGGGGCCAGCCAGGGAGAAGGTCTTGGAAACAAATTCCTGTCTCATATTCGAGAGGTGGACGCTATCTGCCACGTGGTTAGAGCCTTCGAGGACGATAATGTCACCCATGTTCACGGTAAAATCGATCCAGTCGAAGATGCTCAGGTGGTTACCTTAGAACTTATTTTTGCAGATTTGGAATCCGCCGAAAAGCAACAACAGAAAATCGCGAGAAATGCCAAGGCAGGTAATAAAGAAGCCGTCGAAGCCACTGCAATCTTGGAGAAAATTCTCAGTGCCTTGAGAGCCGGAAAACCCGCTCGTTTGGCGGAAATCAAGCCTGAAGAGAGAAAGATCGTTAAAACGTTTAATCTTATTACGTCCAAGCCTGTGATGTATGTCGCTAATATCAGCGATAAAACGGCGGCTCAAAAGGACAATCCTCTTGTCGTGGCAATAAAGAAAATGGCAGAGGAAGAAGGCGCCGAAGTGGTAACGCTTTGCGGAAAATTTGAGGAAGAGATTTCCGGCCTATCTCGAAGCGAGCAACTGGAATTTTTAACCGAAATCGGAGAAACCGAAAGCGGGCTCGATAGAATGATTCATTCCGCATACAAACTCTTAGGTCTTGCGACTTTCTTCACCGCGGGTGAGCAGGAAGTAAGAGCTTGGACCACCGACATAGGGAGTACGGCGCCGATCGCGGCCTCAGTTATTCATACTGATTTTGAAAAAGGATTCATTAGAGCCGAAGTAATGAAATTCGAAGATTTAGATAGGACGGGAAGCCCCGCAAAAGTAAAAGAAGAGGGCAAGCTTCGCTTGGAAGGAAAAGAATATGTAGTTCAAGACGGCGATGTAATCTATTTTCGGGTTAACGCGTAA
- a CDS encoding LIC11612 family fibronectin-binding protein encodes MRSQGVSAARKDSPIGIVVYCSHPEKEGPYSKVWERNLSLWYKAYKKRKQEEGGGSFLIASVPQLPKNSPELERLRQEIGFEILFPGDQTISINDKPVSDKVKTTDTIEKEPQSTESTAKPIKRRKTKKAKKEVKQKENPSNQANGKREKKPNSDKSPVIAVSKSVAGLKFLFYSPALTVFKTPGTASWKEEFQSQISLVKREEDLHFLLVQDPNQLSIDAPNIIAGEIHSLRPILLGDLPAVTLLSYSSPLRFFEGEYSFGCGANPNSLKISVLELFFRNGKMIRISEESYTLNSSDSNKSWILESN; translated from the coding sequence TTGCGCTCGCAAGGAGTCTCCGCCGCGAGAAAGGATTCTCCGATAGGAATCGTCGTTTATTGCTCGCATCCTGAAAAAGAAGGTCCATATTCGAAAGTGTGGGAACGAAATCTATCTCTATGGTACAAAGCGTATAAAAAAAGAAAGCAGGAGGAAGGCGGGGGTTCATTTTTAATCGCATCCGTTCCGCAGCTTCCTAAAAACTCTCCCGAATTGGAAAGACTTCGCCAAGAAATAGGATTTGAAATACTGTTTCCTGGCGATCAAACTATTTCAATAAATGATAAACCGGTATCCGACAAAGTAAAAACGACCGACACGATAGAAAAGGAACCGCAATCGACAGAATCTACCGCAAAACCGATAAAGCGTAGGAAAACCAAGAAGGCAAAAAAAGAAGTAAAACAAAAAGAGAATCCATCCAATCAAGCGAATGGAAAAAGAGAAAAAAAACCGAATTCCGATAAATCGCCGGTGATCGCCGTTAGCAAATCCGTCGCCGGCTTGAAGTTTCTATTCTACTCTCCGGCATTAACCGTTTTCAAAACCCCTGGAACGGCGTCTTGGAAAGAAGAATTTCAATCTCAAATTTCACTTGTGAAGCGGGAAGAGGATCTTCATTTCTTATTAGTGCAGGATCCTAACCAACTTTCGATAGACGCTCCGAATATAATCGCCGGGGAAATTCATTCGTTACGTCCTATTCTTTTGGGGGACTTACCGGCAGTGACTTTACTATCCTATTCAAGCCCGCTTCGATTCTTTGAAGGAGAATATAGTTTCGGTTGCGGCGCTAATCCGAACTCATTAAAGATAAGCGTGCTTGAATTGTTTTTTAGAAATGGGAAAATGATTCGAATTTCCGAGGAATCATATACCTTGAATTCATCCGATTCGAATAAATCCTGGATTCTAGAATCAAACTAG
- a CDS encoding UbiA-like polyprenyltransferase — protein sequence MVSSVLETFGKYGRFVKFSHTLFALPFAGISCILAFLKTPGVTLSEWGIKFFWVLICMIGARSAAMGFNRWVDGRFDIKNPRTANREIPAGQISDVAAVLFIILSSFVFFIGSWFLNPLAFALAFPTLFLLLTYSYTKRFTFLCHFYLGASIGLAPLATWVALRQEFVWEPVFWTIGLAFNLSGFDILYALQDESFDKKEGLQSVPARFGRNASLWISRISHLLSLLFLAWAGIASGLSGIFWLFWVATGALMICEQWIAIKYRDGIFPPAFYGIHSWISLVLFLGILTEKIPEIQTAIRNVSL from the coding sequence ATGGTTTCTTCAGTATTAGAGACGTTTGGAAAGTACGGAAGATTTGTAAAATTTTCCCACACATTATTTGCGCTACCCTTTGCGGGTATTTCTTGCATTCTTGCTTTTTTAAAAACGCCTGGCGTCACCCTTAGCGAATGGGGAATCAAATTCTTTTGGGTTCTCATTTGTATGATAGGTGCGAGAAGCGCGGCGATGGGTTTCAATCGTTGGGTGGACGGCAGATTCGATATCAAAAATCCGAGAACGGCAAATCGGGAAATTCCGGCCGGTCAGATTTCGGATGTTGCTGCAGTCTTATTTATCATTCTATCTTCGTTCGTTTTTTTTATAGGGAGCTGGTTTTTAAATCCTTTAGCCTTTGCCCTTGCTTTCCCGACATTGTTTTTACTTTTAACTTATTCTTATACGAAGAGATTCACGTTTCTTTGCCATTTCTATTTGGGAGCTTCGATAGGATTGGCTCCTCTCGCTACCTGGGTGGCTTTACGCCAGGAGTTTGTGTGGGAGCCGGTTTTTTGGACAATAGGCCTAGCCTTTAATCTTTCCGGTTTCGATATTTTGTATGCTCTACAGGACGAATCTTTTGATAAGAAGGAAGGTTTGCAATCCGTGCCCGCACGTTTCGGACGAAATGCTTCGCTATGGATTTCCAGGATTTCTCATCTTCTTTCCTTACTTTTCTTGGCATGGGCAGGAATTGCCTCAGGGCTTTCCGGTATTTTTTGGCTTTTTTGGGTCGCAACGGGGGCGCTAATGATATGCGAGCAGTGGATTGCAATTAAATACAGGGACGGTATTTTCCCTCCTGCATTTTATGGAATTCATTCCTGGATCTCCTTGGTTTTATTCTTGGGAATTTTGACGGAAAAAATTCCGGAAATTCAAACAGCGATTCGTAATGTTTCTCTATAA
- a CDS encoding UbiX family flavin prenyltransferase, translating to MELNPHTNTKLIVAMAGASGSIYATRFIRALMELEGESWFVASPAAIRVFQEEYETKVSSSKEILDFIEECWKPTVRHNFKIRNHKDVGADIASGSNTWDGMVIVPCSMKTVASIRSGITDNLIERAADVSLKERRKLILVPRETPYNRIHLQNMIDLHDAGAILLPASPGFYQIPKTLDDLGDFMATRIFRLLGINMDLYPRWNPNPDIES from the coding sequence ATGGAATTGAATCCTCATACGAATACTAAGCTAATCGTCGCGATGGCAGGGGCTAGCGGATCTATCTATGCGACTCGATTCATTCGTGCACTGATGGAGTTGGAAGGCGAGAGTTGGTTTGTGGCAAGTCCTGCTGCGATTCGAGTGTTTCAGGAGGAATATGAGACGAAGGTCTCCTCTTCGAAGGAGATTTTAGACTTCATTGAAGAGTGCTGGAAACCGACCGTTAGACATAACTTCAAAATTCGAAATCACAAAGACGTCGGCGCCGATATCGCGTCAGGTTCGAATACTTGGGACGGAATGGTTATAGTACCATGTTCGATGAAAACCGTAGCCTCGATTCGATCCGGAATTACGGATAATCTAATCGAGCGAGCGGCGGACGTCAGTCTTAAAGAGAGAAGAAAATTAATTTTAGTGCCTCGCGAGACTCCTTATAATAGAATTCATTTGCAGAATATGATCGACCTTCATGATGCAGGTGCGATTTTGCTACCCGCTTCCCCCGGATTCTATCAAATTCCTAAGACCTTGGATGACCTAGGCGATTTTATGGCGACTCGTATTTTCCGGCTGTTGGGAATCAATATGGATTTATATCCTCGATGGAATCCGAATCCGGATATCGAGTCCTAA
- a CDS encoding Mrp/NBP35 family ATP-binding protein, with protein sequence MAGKIEPIEIQRELTKIKHPELKKDIVSLGMIASLEIDEDETNILVKTPSQDRRIQIGLEAQIRQTLSKKEGIGKIKIKFEVDPKFQLDDSNKIVGVKKVIAVGSGKGGVGKSTVTVNLAATAAALGYKVGVMDADIYGPSIGKMFGINGRVALKAEEDKIYPLEKDGLKIISFSFLIDEKQPVVWRGPMLGKAVEQFLYDIVWGGLDFLFIDLPPGTGDVQLSLAQLIDLDGVVLVTTPQSVALLDANRAAAMFQQVKVPILGVVENMSEFVCPNCGHSSPIFSKGGGQKLADALDAKFLGGIPLTMDLMNASESGKPLVFQEPDGQVAQAYKNILENLSEEIKKWE encoded by the coding sequence ATGGCCGGAAAAATCGAACCAATCGAAATCCAACGTGAACTAACCAAGATCAAGCATCCCGAGTTGAAGAAGGACATCGTTTCCTTAGGAATGATCGCTTCCTTAGAAATTGATGAGGACGAAACGAATATCCTAGTAAAAACTCCGAGCCAAGATAGACGTATTCAAATCGGATTGGAAGCACAGATCCGTCAAACTCTCTCTAAGAAAGAAGGAATCGGAAAAATAAAGATAAAGTTCGAAGTCGATCCTAAGTTCCAACTAGACGATTCAAATAAAATCGTTGGAGTAAAAAAGGTGATCGCCGTCGGCTCCGGAAAGGGAGGCGTCGGAAAATCCACAGTCACTGTTAATTTGGCTGCGACTGCAGCCGCCTTAGGATATAAGGTCGGGGTTATGGACGCCGATATCTACGGTCCATCCATCGGAAAAATGTTCGGAATTAACGGCAGGGTAGCATTAAAAGCCGAAGAAGATAAAATCTATCCTCTAGAAAAAGACGGTCTAAAAATCATATCCTTCTCCTTTCTGATCGATGAAAAGCAGCCGGTCGTCTGGAGAGGACCGATGCTCGGAAAAGCAGTCGAACAATTTCTTTACGATATTGTTTGGGGTGGGTTGGATTTTCTTTTTATCGATCTTCCCCCTGGTACAGGTGATGTTCAATTGTCGTTAGCCCAATTGATCGATTTGGACGGGGTCGTCTTGGTTACCACTCCTCAATCGGTCGCATTACTAGATGCCAATCGTGCCGCCGCAATGTTTCAACAAGTGAAAGTGCCTATTTTAGGCGTAGTAGAGAATATGAGTGAATTTGTGTGTCCGAATTGTGGCCATTCTTCGCCTATCTTCTCGAAAGGTGGCGGTCAAAAATTGGCGGACGCGCTCGATGCAAAATTCTTAGGCGGAATCCCGCTTACGATGGATCTAATGAACGCAAGTGAATCCGGAAAGCCGCTTGTCTTTCAAGAGCCTGACGGCCAAGTTGCTCAAGCGTACAAAAACATTCTAGAAAATCTTAGTGAAGAGATAAAAAAGTGGGAATGA
- a CDS encoding metallophosphoesterase family protein, whose product MKLVHLSDLHFPVHLPLSSLKGKMVPGYLNYTLRRKRKYPIYLWESLVEKVLSLNPDGIVISGDITNVAHITEYFGSLEYLRPILNDKTFMIPGNHDRYTRAAVRGSEPYYERFFSRWMGDPVEGSKGYLRWKKIGPLYLIGLDSNKPLSVLNAYGYVDPSIVRDALAFLHNRKASQYVLVCHHPIWNPPERQESGGHKMRNREEIAELLKGNPPIAYLHGHVHTNWVKSPDKEKPYYVVNSASSTRISDARHDCGFHFLEINNESTEITRFTYSEDMSKFIEAQTISYEEKE is encoded by the coding sequence GTGAAATTGGTCCATTTATCGGACCTGCACTTTCCAGTACACCTTCCTTTGTCGAGTCTCAAAGGAAAGATGGTACCGGGGTACTTAAATTACACCCTTCGGCGTAAAAGAAAGTATCCGATCTATTTATGGGAATCGCTAGTCGAGAAAGTGCTTTCTTTGAATCCGGATGGAATTGTTATCTCCGGAGATATTACGAATGTCGCGCATATCACGGAATATTTCGGTTCTCTAGAATACTTAAGACCAATATTAAACGACAAAACTTTCATGATCCCTGGAAACCATGATCGATATACGCGCGCCGCAGTCAGGGGATCGGAGCCGTATTATGAAAGGTTTTTTTCCAGATGGATGGGGGATCCTGTGGAAGGATCAAAAGGCTACCTGCGTTGGAAAAAAATAGGGCCTCTCTATTTAATCGGATTAGATTCGAATAAGCCTCTCTCTGTCTTAAACGCGTATGGATATGTGGACCCGAGTATCGTGCGGGACGCATTAGCTTTCTTGCATAATAGAAAGGCGAGTCAATACGTCCTCGTTTGCCATCACCCGATTTGGAACCCTCCCGAAAGGCAGGAATCGGGCGGGCATAAGATGCGCAATCGGGAAGAAATAGCGGAATTATTAAAGGGGAATCCCCCGATAGCCTATTTGCATGGGCATGTTCATACTAACTGGGTAAAATCCCCGGATAAAGAAAAACCGTATTATGTGGTGAATTCCGCTTCCAGCACTCGGATTTCCGATGCAAGGCATGATTGCGGGTTTCACTTCCTAGAAATTAATAATGAAAGCACCGAAATCACGCGCTTTACCTACTCGGAAGACATGTCCAAGTTTATAGAAGCGCAAACGATCTCTTACGAAGAAAAGGAATAA
- a CDS encoding lipoyl domain-containing protein, which yields MIPKTDDFELITPDLGDTDKIELVRWNAKRGDTIEIGQEVCELVTDKASFPMESPIHGTLSQILKEKGSIVSKGEILGVIRREKTE from the coding sequence ATGATACCAAAAACCGACGATTTCGAACTAATCACTCCTGATTTAGGCGATACGGATAAAATTGAACTCGTTCGATGGAATGCGAAGCGAGGAGATACAATTGAGATCGGTCAAGAGGTGTGCGAATTAGTTACCGATAAGGCCTCTTTCCCAATGGAGTCTCCGATTCATGGCACTCTGTCACAAATTCTAAAAGAGAAAGGTTCCATCGTATCAAAAGGAGAAATTTTAGGCGTGATTCGGAGGGAAAAAACCGAGTGA
- the hslU gene encoding ATP-dependent protease ATPase subunit HslU, with product MSDSNHLTNIVPDEPRLREEDLTPREIVARLDEHIIGQKNAKKAVAIALRNRTRRRKLDPEIREEIYPKNIIMIGPTGVGKTEIARRLSKLCGAPFLKVESTKFTEVGYVGRDVESIIRDLAMVSLNLVKQEFRKEVETKAKEGAEEALLDILLPFPSKPSPDPHSPSIGFATTVDEEERKRRFSETRETMRKKLRSGKLDDQEVEIDLPQAGPQGIPMLQVFGAGNMEDLDNHIQNVLGDLMPKKQKKRKLPIQEALKILEETEAEKLLDPEKVQREAQKRLEEMGIVFLDEIDKIAGREGRSGADVSREGVQRDLLPIVEGATVNTKIGPIATDHILFIAAGAFHMSKPSDLIPELQGRFPIRVELEKLSMEDFEKILTAPRSSLTRQYQALLRTDGIEVEFSVDGIREIARMAYDMNEKHENIGARRLNTIMERLLEDVSFEGPDLPAEKRKVLVDKSYVESKLKGIVEDKDLSRYIL from the coding sequence ATGAGCGATAGCAATCATTTAACGAATATCGTCCCTGACGAACCTAGGCTTCGTGAAGAGGATCTCACTCCGAGAGAAATCGTCGCAAGATTGGACGAGCATATTATCGGACAAAAAAACGCGAAGAAGGCGGTTGCGATTGCTTTACGCAACAGGACGCGTAGGCGTAAATTAGATCCGGAAATCAGAGAAGAGATCTATCCGAAGAACATCATCATGATCGGTCCAACGGGCGTTGGAAAGACCGAAATTGCAAGAAGACTTTCCAAGCTTTGTGGAGCTCCCTTTCTAAAAGTGGAAAGCACGAAGTTTACCGAAGTGGGTTACGTCGGACGAGACGTGGAAAGTATAATTCGTGATCTTGCAATGGTATCTCTTAATTTAGTGAAGCAGGAATTTAGAAAGGAAGTAGAAACCAAAGCTAAAGAAGGCGCCGAAGAAGCTCTTCTAGATATACTTTTACCGTTCCCTTCCAAGCCGAGTCCGGATCCTCATTCTCCTTCCATCGGATTCGCGACAACTGTCGACGAGGAGGAGCGTAAACGCCGTTTTTCGGAAACTAGGGAAACGATGCGTAAAAAACTTCGATCGGGAAAACTAGACGATCAAGAGGTCGAGATAGATTTACCTCAAGCCGGTCCGCAAGGAATTCCGATGCTTCAAGTTTTCGGAGCCGGCAATATGGAAGATTTGGATAATCATATTCAAAATGTTCTAGGCGATTTGATGCCTAAGAAGCAGAAAAAAAGAAAACTCCCGATCCAAGAAGCGCTAAAAATACTAGAAGAAACGGAAGCCGAGAAATTGCTGGATCCGGAAAAGGTGCAACGAGAAGCCCAAAAAAGATTAGAAGAAATGGGAATCGTTTTTTTGGACGAGATTGATAAGATTGCGGGACGGGAAGGAAGATCAGGTGCGGATGTTTCTCGAGAAGGAGTGCAAAGAGATCTACTTCCGATCGTGGAAGGAGCTACCGTCAATACCAAGATCGGTCCGATCGCTACCGATCATATACTCTTCATTGCCGCCGGCGCATTTCATATGTCAAAGCCTTCCGATTTAATTCCGGAACTGCAAGGAAGATTTCCGATCAGGGTGGAATTGGAAAAACTTTCCATGGAAGATTTCGAAAAAATTCTGACTGCACCGCGTTCTTCCTTAACACGTCAATATCAGGCTCTGTTAAGAACCGACGGAATCGAAGTAGAGTTCTCCGTGGACGGTATCCGAGAAATCGCTCGTATGGCTTATGATATGAACGAGAAACACGAAAATATCGGCGCCAGAAGATTAAATACGATTATGGAACGACTATTGGAAGACGTAAGCTTCGAAGGTCCGGATCTTCCTGCCGAAAAGAGAAAGGTGCTCGTTGATAAATCCTACGTGGAATCTAAACTAAAGGGAATCGTAGAAGATAAGGACCTTAGTCGCTATATTCTATAG
- the hslV gene encoding ATP-dependent protease subunit HslV, producing the protein MQNESIHHPSKIYATTILCVRRNGKVAIAGDGQVSFGNTVMKNSARKVRKLYGDKIVSGFAGSAADAFTLFELFEKKVHEFGGSLSRSAVELAREWRTDRMLRRLEAMLIVADKDESFLVSGTGDVISPDDGILAIGSGGNYALAAARALYSNTQLEPVDIAKESMRIAADICIYTNHNIVVEEISQ; encoded by the coding sequence ATGCAAAACGAATCGATCCATCATCCCAGTAAAATATACGCAACTACCATTCTTTGTGTTCGTAGGAACGGAAAAGTAGCCATTGCCGGAGACGGTCAGGTTTCCTTTGGAAACACCGTCATGAAAAATTCAGCAAGAAAAGTCCGAAAATTGTACGGAGATAAAATCGTTTCCGGCTTTGCAGGTTCGGCGGCGGACGCGTTCACCTTATTCGAGCTATTCGAGAAGAAAGTCCATGAGTTCGGCGGAAGTCTCTCCAGAAGCGCAGTGGAACTTGCTCGCGAATGGAGAACCGATAGAATGCTTCGTCGTTTGGAAGCTATGCTAATCGTAGCCGATAAAGACGAATCGTTCCTCGTTTCGGGAACTGGGGATGTTATCTCGCCGGATGACGGGATTCTTGCGATCGGTTCGGGCGGCAATTACGCCTTAGCTGCGGCAAGAGCCTTGTATTCCAATACCCAATTGGAGCCGGTGGATATAGCGAAAGAATCGATGCGTATCGCAGCCGATATCTGTATTTACACGAATCATAATATTGTCGTCGAGGAAATCAGCCAATGA
- a CDS encoding tyrosine-type recombinase/integrase: MSEYTIKVPEFSSETLNQAARRFHEYLRVEKNYSQNTLNAYLLDLKSFFEFSEREQIDIYQLEAVYVRSYFAYLSKNQGLDRKTQSRKLSSLRTFYKVLQKDGLVPSNPILSVHFPKTRKQVPKNFRIEETEEILEYEDGKASEILNLRDKAIIEVLYSTGLRVFELVDASLTQLSRDNTILKVLGKRRKERFAYLGKEAIESLTAYLEVRPRFRPQCDEIFLNQKGKKLTTRGVRYILNERRKRMGWDKPITPHKFRHTFATDLLDAGADIRAVQELLGHSSLSTTQVYLSVSKEKIKEVYRKAHPHAKRIDPSSQ; encoded by the coding sequence GTGAGCGAATACACTATCAAAGTGCCCGAGTTTTCTTCAGAAACCTTGAACCAGGCCGCTCGACGATTTCACGAATATCTCCGTGTCGAAAAAAATTATTCCCAAAATACCTTGAATGCATATCTTCTAGATCTAAAGTCATTCTTCGAATTTAGCGAGCGCGAACAGATCGATATCTACCAACTCGAAGCGGTCTATGTTCGATCATATTTCGCCTACCTTTCCAAAAATCAAGGTTTGGATCGAAAGACGCAAAGTAGAAAGCTCTCAAGTCTTCGCACATTTTATAAAGTATTACAAAAGGACGGTCTGGTTCCAAGTAACCCGATTCTTTCCGTCCATTTTCCAAAGACACGAAAACAAGTTCCTAAAAATTTCAGAATCGAAGAAACCGAAGAAATCCTGGAATACGAGGACGGCAAAGCTTCCGAAATTTTGAACTTGAGAGATAAGGCTATAATAGAAGTTTTATATTCAACCGGACTTAGGGTTTTCGAACTTGTCGATGCGTCTTTAACCCAGCTTTCAAGAGACAATACGATCTTAAAAGTGTTGGGAAAGCGTCGCAAAGAAAGATTTGCTTATCTTGGAAAAGAGGCGATTGAAAGTCTCACTGCATACTTGGAAGTCCGACCGAGGTTTCGCCCCCAATGCGATGAAATTTTTCTGAACCAAAAGGGAAAGAAACTGACGACCAGGGGGGTCCGTTATATTCTGAACGAAAGAAGGAAACGGATGGGATGGGACAAACCCATCACCCCCCACAAATTCCGACACACCTTTGCTACGGACTTGCTTGATGCGGGTGCGGATATCCGTGCAGTCCAGGAGCTTTTGGGCCATTCCTCCCTTTCCACTACTCAGGTTTATCTGAGTGTTAGTAAGGAAAAGATAAAAGAGGTTTACCGAAAGGCTCACCCGCATGCAAAACGAATCGATCCATCATCCCAGTAA
- the pth gene encoding aminoacyl-tRNA hydrolase, whose translation MAQLKLLIVGLGNPGARYERNRHNVGFLLVDDLAEEWGASFQKSNKEEKARIDRNGSSIFLLKPLEFMNLSGRAIADLARKNGVSAENILIVHDEVDFPFSKIKFKQGGGHGGHNGLRDIIEKLGASDFFRLRFGVGKPGDSSLTADHVLSNFNKEELEQLPSLFQQSKQKIADWIRERETLFRKVTDK comes from the coding sequence ATGGCACAACTAAAACTCTTAATCGTAGGCCTTGGAAATCCCGGAGCTAGATACGAGAGAAACCGTCACAACGTAGGATTTCTGCTGGTAGACGATCTTGCGGAAGAATGGGGAGCTAGTTTCCAAAAATCCAATAAAGAGGAAAAAGCCAGAATCGATCGGAACGGGAGCTCGATCTTTCTTCTAAAACCCTTGGAGTTTATGAATCTTTCGGGACGAGCCATTGCGGACTTGGCCCGAAAAAACGGGGTTTCTGCGGAGAATATTCTAATCGTCCATGATGAAGTCGATTTCCCGTTTTCAAAAATAAAATTCAAACAAGGAGGAGGGCACGGGGGCCATAACGGTCTTCGCGACATCATCGAGAAATTAGGCGCCTCCGATTTCTTTCGGCTTCGATTCGGGGTCGGCAAGCCGGGAGACAGTTCTTTAACGGCGGACCACGTTCTTTCGAATTTCAACAAGGAAGAACTAGAGCAACTTCCGAGTCTTTTCCAGCAATCCAAACAAAAAATCGCAGATTGGATTCGGGAAAGAGAGACCCTTTTTCGTAAAGTCACCGATAAATAA